The following proteins are encoded in a genomic region of Anomaloglossus baeobatrachus isolate aAnoBae1 chromosome 6, aAnoBae1.hap1, whole genome shotgun sequence:
- the FAM110B gene encoding protein FAM110B: MPTEALQTGSMGKPGSPAVAFASAVPLRILNKGPDYFRRQSEPNPKRLSAVERLEADKAKYVKSQEVINAKQEPVKPAVLAKPPVCPGAKRPLASPTLKMFNNIAKSESCVQRENLKLEILKNIINSSEGSSTGSVHKQSSRNWPPGRSDSTDQNRHSFAESLKVYPTQSHGSPQETNSNISRRLLEKSGETFLHVSHSSSDIRKVTNVKQIKAIPCSSSAPPLPPKPKIATLTTLKTPDNDTLESTCGVTRRPSLQRSKSDLSDRYFRVDADVERFFNYCGLDPEELENLGMENFARANSDIISLNFRSASMISSDCEQSQDSNSDLRNDDSANDRVPYGISAIERNARIIKWLYSIKQARESQKVSHV; this comes from the coding sequence ATGCCTACAGAAGCACTACAGACAGGTAGCATGGGGAAACCTGGTAGCCCAGCAGTGGCTTTCGCATCGGCTGTTCCTCTTCGCATATTGAACAAAGGACCTGACTATTTCCGCAGGCAGTCAGAGCCTAATCCCAAAAGACTCAGCGCAGTGGAGAGACTAGAAGCCGATAAGGCAAAATATGTCAAAAGCCAAGAGGTCATCAATGCCAAACAAGAGCCTGTGAAGCCAGCAGTACTTGCAAAGCCTCCTGTGTGCCCAGGGGCAAAAAGACCTTTGGCTAGCCCAACCCTGAAGATGTTTAATAATATTGCAAAGTCTGAGAGCTGTGTACAAAGAGAGAACTTAAAGCTAGAAAtccttaaaaacattatcaatagctCTGAAGGCTCCAGTACAGGTTCTGTACACAAGCAAAGTTCTCGGAACTGGCCTCCAGGCAGATCGGACTCAACTGACCAAAACCGGCACTCTTTTGCAGAGTCCTTAAAGGTTTACCCTACGCAAAGTCATGGGAGCCCTCAAGAAACCAACTCCAACATCAGTAGGAGGCTTCTAGAAAAATCAGGTGAAACTTTTTTACATGTTTCTCATAGTTCCTCAGACATTAGAAAAGTCACGAATGTGAAACAGATAAAGGCGATCCCTTGCAGCAGTTCAGCCCCACCTCTCCCACCAAAACCCAAAATTGCCACCTTAACCACACTTAAGACTCCAGACAACGATACTTTGGAATCCACTTGTGGTGTAACCAGAAGGCCATCACTCCAGCGATCGAAGTCTGACTTAAGTGACAGATACTTTCGTGTCGATGCCGATGTCGAGAGATTTTTTAATTATTGTGGACTGGATCCTGAAGAGCTTGAAAACCTCGGGATGGAAAATTTCGCAAGGGCTAATTCTGATATCATTTCTCTGAACTTTCGCAGTGCAAGCATGATCAGCTCAGACTGTGAACAGTCTCAGGATAGCAACAGTGACCTTAGAAATGACGATAGTGCCAACGACCGCGTGCCGTACGGTATTTCTGCGATTGAGCGGAATGCTAGGATCATCAAATGGTTGTATAGCATAAAACAAGCTAGAGAGTCACAGAAGGTGTCCCATGTGTGA